From one Aeropyrum camini SY1 = JCM 12091 genomic stretch:
- a CDS encoding helix-turn-helix domain-containing protein yields the protein MKDSPVDSDYASRLVAIRIAGDIIYSRDFGDALRKWREYFEVSQSEIAREMGVTASVISDYEKSRRTPGAAFIKRFVDALISIDARRGWKKTKDLAMLAGTVPGAIIDMREFEKPLTVGQLSSVVEGVILGFKDTSRNVYGYTLVDSVKAILSLSGLQFTVLFGLNPQRAIVFTKSTTGRSPMVAVRTSPLKPAVVIVHGPGRNVDRLAVEIAKADRVPLVVSQLESEEELASRLRSLTLHGMFTPHP from the coding sequence TTGAAGGATAGCCCTGTCGACAGCGATTATGCATCGCGGCTTGTCGCCATAAGGATTGCCGGTGATATCATTTATAGTAGGGATTTCGGCGATGCCTTAAGGAAGTGGAGGGAGTATTTTGAGGTCAGCCAGAGCGAGATAGCGAGGGAGATGGGGGTCACGGCTAGCGTCATAAGCGATTATGAGAAGAGCCGGAGAACGCCTGGGGCGGCCTTCATTAAGAGGTTCGTGGACGCCTTGATATCGATCGATGCGAGGAGGGGATGGAAGAAGACTAAGGACCTGGCTATGCTTGCGGGCACCGTGCCAGGCGCCATAATTGACATGAGAGAGTTCGAGAAGCCCCTCACAGTCGGGCAGCTCAGCAGCGTCGTCGAGGGTGTTATACTCGGTTTTAAGGATACCTCGAGAAACGTCTACGGCTACACACTGGTAGACAGTGTGAAGGCTATACTGAGCCTCTCCGGCCTCCAGTTCACCGTTCTATTCGGTCTGAACCCACAGAGGGCTATAGTATTCACTAAGTCGACAACAGGTAGAAGCCCGATGGTGGCTGTTAGAACCAGCCCCCTCAAGCCCGCCGTGGTCATAGTACACGGGCCGGGGCGGAACGTTGACCGGCTCGCTGTCGAGATTGCGAAGGCGGATAGGGTACCACTAGTTGTATCCCAGCTCGAGAGTGAGGAGGAGCTAGCCTCCAGGCTTAGAAGCCTAACGCTCCACGGTATGTTCACTCCTCACCCTTAA
- a CDS encoding saccharopine dehydrogenase C-terminal domain-containing protein, producing the protein MVRIAVLGLGRVGLRAAYNLASRGFDVLGLDASNDAVSKARSLGLDARLYDVEGRKAGEYLRGERVVAALVTLPYSVASRTVAHLSSAGIPVVAASIKPLSLETGLVRAPVLTEVGVSPGLSNVILYREAAGSGGGAYARVYVGSFGAREDELLSHASTWRVEEMLEQYVTPAKLIQDGLEKEADPLDPSYWMEYRDPEHGPLECFPSQGLAGFIQRRGSLFRDLMECSLRRRGHLRVVLTMRGLGLLDSTPLKVSGCIVRPFDMAVKLVELRYPPDAGDTAVFTVEALRGGVWRTLARASLTHGGGWSASSKMVGGAASAFTEVFAAEGLWEEEPGIIYPEDLYELGLVDRLLSLLPSHGISLEVG; encoded by the coding sequence TTGGTTAGGATAGCTGTTCTAGGCTTGGGTAGAGTTGGTTTACGGGCTGCCTATAACCTGGCGTCCCGGGGTTTCGATGTACTCGGTCTCGACGCTAGCAACGACGCGGTTTCCAAGGCAAGGTCCCTAGGTCTAGATGCCCGGCTCTACGACGTTGAGGGCAGGAAGGCTGGTGAATACCTGCGTGGTGAGCGTGTTGTTGCGGCCCTTGTAACACTACCATACTCGGTAGCCTCGAGAACCGTGGCCCATCTGTCATCAGCTGGCATACCTGTGGTGGCCGCCTCTATAAAGCCCCTTTCCCTTGAGACTGGGCTTGTGAGGGCGCCCGTGCTCACCGAGGTCGGAGTCTCGCCTGGCCTCTCCAACGTGATCCTCTACCGCGAGGCTGCTGGGTCTGGAGGGGGGGCTTATGCTCGGGTCTACGTGGGCAGTTTTGGCGCTAGGGAGGACGAGCTCCTCAGCCATGCATCGACCTGGAGGGTTGAGGAGATGCTGGAGCAGTATGTGACGCCAGCAAAGCTAATACAGGATGGGCTGGAGAAGGAGGCCGACCCGCTCGACCCCAGCTACTGGATGGAGTACCGCGATCCGGAGCACGGCCCGCTCGAATGTTTCCCTAGCCAGGGCCTGGCTGGCTTCATCCAGAGGAGGGGAAGCCTCTTCAGGGATCTTATGGAGTGCAGCCTGAGGAGGAGGGGGCACCTGAGGGTCGTGCTGACCATGAGGGGTTTAGGGCTGCTTGATAGCACGCCCCTAAAAGTCTCGGGCTGTATAGTGAGGCCTTTCGACATGGCGGTAAAACTGGTGGAGCTGAGGTATCCTCCCGATGCTGGTGACACGGCGGTCTTCACTGTGGAGGCTTTGAGGGGTGGGGTGTGGAGAACCCTGGCGAGGGCTTCACTTACGCATGGGGGAGGCTGGAGCGCGTCCTCCAAGATGGTGGGCGGGGCGGCCTCAGCGTTTACCGAGGTTTTCGCGGCGGAGGGACTATGGGAGGAAGAGCCGGGGATTATATACCCAGAGGACCTGTACGAGCTAGGCCTAGTGGATAGGCTACTCTCCCTCCTCCCCAGCCACGGCATCTCCCTCGAGGTAGGTTAG
- a CDS encoding nascent polypeptide-associated complex protein has protein sequence MLPVNPRDLEKMMRRLGIKVEQLAAEEARIVLGSGEVMVFHSPTVIVMRAKGQPPMVYLVGEYAVEKPTQEAGPEITEEDVALVAEQAGVSMEEARKALEEAGGDIAEAILRLKGEE, from the coding sequence GTGCTGCCGGTGAACCCTCGGGATCTGGAGAAGATGATGCGGAGGCTTGGGATAAAGGTTGAGCAGCTGGCGGCAGAGGAGGCTAGAATAGTCTTGGGGAGCGGCGAGGTTATGGTGTTTCATTCTCCGACAGTCATAGTTATGAGGGCTAAGGGCCAGCCCCCGATGGTCTACCTGGTGGGCGAATACGCTGTCGAGAAGCCTACCCAGGAGGCTGGTCCGGAGATTACGGAGGAGGATGTGGCCCTCGTAGCGGAGCAGGCTGGCGTCAGCATGGAGGAGGCTAGGAAGGCGTTAGAGGAGGCTGGCGGCGACATAGCCGAGGCTATACTGAGGCTTAAGGGTGAGGAGTGA
- a CDS encoding glycosyltransferase family 39 protein, producing MTDAGGMGRLSYADPRLAVWLATLLVAMAAGLHVALSAYDTASFFDSVEPRYVSDEIYYVDTARRLLQNVFHANIDYYSYSGKTSDNYYNAEHPPLGKYIIALSMLLCGDRPLCWRLPSVVEAGLIPVILWAGLALAYRGLLGPIAGAAAALAAASDPVLRVMGSVAMLDIHQAFFTALAIALVANRRLIPAFTASGLAASVKMSGGAVVIATATIAASQTGGGVGRRLAVFAAGLLIGASVYLALYAPLVLYFGPLWVVEETINALKWHTTSRPPGPPASTVIGWIVNSNPFYLSLEGRIMAATTNTIVHATALGFAAIAILVELLEKGGRPRWPGVAHVYMFFILLLYTGVYLAGNRTLYSFYSVQLTPIAAAVIGEATAAMAAWRCGWSGSRTEGSKPQADIPEATA from the coding sequence TTGACCGACGCTGGTGGAATGGGGAGGCTGAGCTACGCTGACCCCCGCCTTGCCGTATGGCTAGCCACGCTTCTAGTCGCCATGGCAGCCGGCCTACACGTGGCCCTCTCAGCCTATGACACCGCTAGCTTCTTCGACAGCGTGGAGCCTAGGTATGTGAGCGACGAGATCTACTACGTAGACACCGCCCGGAGGCTTCTGCAGAACGTATTCCACGCCAACATTGATTACTACAGCTACAGCGGGAAAACCAGCGACAACTACTACAACGCCGAACACCCGCCCCTTGGCAAGTACATAATAGCCTTGTCCATGCTGCTATGCGGCGACCGCCCCCTATGCTGGAGGCTTCCCTCCGTGGTGGAGGCGGGGCTAATACCCGTCATACTCTGGGCTGGCCTCGCACTAGCCTACAGAGGCCTGCTAGGCCCGATCGCGGGGGCGGCCGCCGCCCTCGCTGCGGCCTCAGACCCCGTGCTCAGGGTTATGGGGTCGGTGGCTATGCTCGACATACACCAAGCCTTCTTCACAGCCCTGGCGATAGCCCTGGTGGCGAATAGGAGGCTTATCCCTGCATTCACAGCCTCCGGACTAGCAGCCTCGGTTAAGATGAGTGGCGGCGCAGTGGTTATTGCAACAGCAACCATCGCAGCCTCCCAAACAGGGGGTGGCGTGGGGCGCAGGCTGGCCGTCTTCGCCGCTGGCCTTCTAATCGGGGCCTCCGTCTACCTCGCCCTATATGCGCCTCTAGTGCTCTACTTCGGCCCCCTCTGGGTTGTCGAGGAGACTATAAACGCGTTGAAGTGGCACACCACAAGCCGCCCGCCAGGACCTCCCGCTAGCACGGTGATAGGGTGGATAGTCAACAGCAACCCATTCTACCTCAGCCTGGAGGGCAGGATAATGGCCGCCACTACGAACACCATAGTACACGCCACAGCACTGGGGTTCGCCGCCATAGCCATACTTGTTGAGTTGCTGGAGAAGGGGGGAAGGCCTAGATGGCCGGGCGTCGCCCACGTCTATATGTTCTTCATACTCCTCCTATACACTGGAGTATACCTCGCGGGTAACAGGACGCTCTACAGCTTCTACAGTGTCCAGCTGACTCCAATAGCAGCGGCCGTCATAGGAGAAGCTACCGCTGCTATGGCAGCTTGGAGATGCGGATGGTCTGGGTCGCGGACGGAAGGCTCCAAGCCTCAAGCCGATATACCCGAGGCTACTGCTTGA
- a CDS encoding DEAD/DEAH box helicase → MPTGLYDIPSWATNETRSLAKLSGVEKLFEPQYMALETGVERGENLVVAAPTGSGKTFIALVAIVNGLARRGGRAFYLVPLKSVAYEKYSSFSILARMGFRVKISVGDFREGPPEAPVTIATYEKFDSLLRVSPSLARDASVVVVDEIHNVSDPKRGPILESIVSRILANTGETQILGLSATVPNAGEIAEWIGGRSVESSWRPVPLREYVFKEYRLYSPGGSWREVPRVYGLYDLDLAVETVEEGGQALVFTYSRRRAVTLAKRAARKLGRRLSSREAREYGAEASRAEGAPRSVADELASLIAAGVAYHHAGLPPSLRRAVEDAFRAGAVRVVYSTPTLAAGVNMPARRVIIDSYYRYEAGFREPIRVAEYKQMAGRAGRPGLDDYGEAVIVAERMDRPEDLIAGYIQAPPERVESRLAGLRGLRHFILGIIAPEGEVGIESIERVAGLTLYSRQRGLPREIIARAIEDLSIWGLAEVEGDRVAATGLGREVAAVYLDPESVPIFKHEARYLSFDNEFDILYLISTMPDMVKLAATRREEEKLLEAILDASPRMLSSVDWLGPEEMAAVKTAVVLKLWIEEASEDRIYSEWGVHTGDLLNVVSTAEWIAAGLSRIAPYLGFSTEVSQNLSITSRRIKHGVKPELLPLVSIPGVGRVRARILFNAGYKSIHDLATARAEDLMRLPLIGPSTARQILEFLGRVDEARLAEARETLARKGLLTYLEGDAVAGEEGE, encoded by the coding sequence TTGCCCACAGGCCTCTACGACATACCATCCTGGGCCACCAACGAGACCCGGAGCCTCGCAAAGCTCTCCGGAGTTGAGAAGCTCTTCGAGCCACAGTACATGGCCCTGGAGACTGGGGTTGAGAGGGGTGAGAACCTAGTAGTAGCTGCCCCGACAGGCTCGGGAAAGACGTTTATAGCGCTGGTAGCCATAGTAAATGGTCTAGCCCGCAGGGGGGGAAGGGCTTTCTACCTGGTGCCGCTGAAGAGCGTCGCGTACGAGAAGTACAGCTCCTTCTCCATCCTTGCCCGTATGGGCTTTAGGGTTAAGATCAGTGTAGGTGACTTCAGGGAGGGACCCCCAGAGGCCCCTGTTACCATAGCTACCTACGAAAAGTTCGACAGCCTCCTCAGAGTCTCCCCCAGTCTTGCTCGCGATGCCTCGGTTGTCGTCGTTGACGAGATCCACAACGTCTCGGACCCGAAGAGGGGGCCGATACTGGAGAGCATCGTATCCAGGATTCTCGCCAACACTGGGGAGACGCAGATCCTGGGTCTAAGCGCTACGGTGCCTAACGCGGGGGAGATCGCCGAGTGGATCGGGGGGAGGAGCGTCGAGTCGAGCTGGAGGCCCGTCCCCCTGAGGGAATACGTGTTCAAAGAATACAGACTATATTCCCCTGGGGGCAGCTGGAGGGAGGTGCCCAGAGTCTACGGCCTCTACGACCTGGATCTTGCGGTCGAGACTGTGGAGGAGGGTGGGCAGGCCCTGGTTTTCACCTATTCCAGGCGAAGGGCAGTCACGCTGGCCAAGAGGGCCGCTAGGAAGCTCGGGAGGAGGCTGTCCAGCAGGGAGGCCAGGGAGTATGGTGCTGAGGCTTCTAGAGCCGAGGGTGCGCCCCGCTCGGTAGCCGATGAGCTTGCGTCCCTGATAGCTGCGGGCGTAGCCTACCACCACGCTGGCCTACCTCCGAGTCTCAGGAGGGCTGTGGAGGATGCCTTTAGAGCTGGGGCTGTGAGGGTGGTGTATAGCACGCCAACCCTTGCTGCCGGGGTTAACATGCCCGCGAGGCGCGTGATAATCGACAGCTACTACAGGTATGAGGCCGGGTTTAGAGAGCCCATTAGGGTGGCCGAGTATAAGCAGATGGCCGGGAGGGCCGGGAGGCCGGGTCTCGACGATTATGGTGAGGCCGTTATAGTTGCGGAGAGGATGGACAGGCCCGAGGACCTCATCGCTGGCTATATACAAGCTCCCCCAGAGAGGGTGGAGAGCAGGCTGGCGGGGCTGAGGGGTCTCAGACACTTCATACTCGGCATTATCGCCCCCGAGGGAGAGGTGGGGATCGAGAGTATAGAGAGAGTGGCGGGCCTGACCCTCTACAGCCGCCAGAGGGGGCTCCCCAGAGAGATTATAGCGAGGGCTATAGAGGATCTCTCCATCTGGGGTCTCGCTGAGGTGGAGGGGGACAGGGTTGCCGCTACTGGCCTTGGAAGGGAGGTGGCCGCAGTCTACCTCGACCCCGAGAGCGTTCCCATCTTCAAGCATGAGGCCAGGTACTTGAGCTTCGACAACGAGTTCGATATACTCTACCTCATATCAACCATGCCGGACATGGTTAAGCTGGCCGCTACGAGGAGAGAGGAGGAAAAGCTTCTGGAGGCCATACTCGACGCATCGCCCAGAATGCTCTCATCCGTGGACTGGCTGGGGCCCGAGGAGATGGCCGCCGTGAAGACGGCCGTCGTTCTCAAGCTCTGGATAGAGGAGGCTTCAGAGGATAGGATATACAGCGAGTGGGGGGTGCACACGGGAGACCTCCTAAACGTGGTGAGCACGGCTGAGTGGATAGCGGCGGGCCTCTCCAGAATAGCGCCCTATCTAGGCTTCAGCACCGAGGTTTCGCAAAACCTCTCAATAACCTCCCGGAGGATTAAGCACGGGGTGAAGCCGGAGCTACTCCCCCTAGTAAGCATCCCGGGCGTGGGTAGGGTTAGGGCTAGGATACTATTCAACGCAGGATACAAGAGCATACACGACCTGGCCACGGCTAGGGCCGAGGACCTCATGCGCCTACCACTGATAGGCCCCTCCACGGCTAGGCAGATACTAGAGTTCCTCGGCAGGGTTGATGAGGCCAGGTTGGCGGAGGCCCGGGAGACGCTGGCGAGGAAAGGGCTCCTAACCTACCTCGAGGGAGATGCCGTGGCTGGGGAGGAGGGAGAGTAG
- the mcm gene encoding minichromosome maintenance protein MCM gives MLRGEETLAVGERFKTFIENFRTEEGKLKYVEAVRRMINYEETSLEIEFKDLYRYDPLLSEILLEKPSEFLKEASEALKEIVAQESPEYAQGRVFTPRFTGLFDTVRIRDVGSDHVGKLVQINGIVTRMHPRATRMIRARFRHDRCGAEFWWPPTEDEVLGERVERPSICPVCGEGGGKFILVRDKSLYIDWQKIVVQERPEDVPGGQIPRSLEVHLSRDLVERVRPGDRVKIVGVVGLQSFSASSTLYSLYMEANSILLEEKILEEVSITREDEEKILQLARDPWIKEKIIASIAPTIYGHWDLKEAIALLLFGGVPKQRPDGTRTRGDIHVLFVGDPGVAKSQLLQSTAQVAPRVVYTTGKGSTAAGLTAAVLRDPRTGEYFLEAGALVLADGGIAVIDEFDKMSKEDRGVIHEAMEQQTVSIAKAGIKATLSARASILAAGNPKFGYYDPARSFVDNVDLPAPIISRFDLIFVVRDVIEKSRDEMLASYVLETHTNVELFKPEIDPELLRKYIAYARKHVKPRLTPQAKKLLKDFYVEMRSSALHHSSQEGAKPVPITTRQLEALIRLTEAHARMSLKQEATEEDAIAAIRIMTSVLQSIGLDLETGEIDIGIIMTGASFRSRKIMSEVLDLIKSVVEEEKGGQGCVRASEIVKRLGEKNIPEEKVRDAIDKLYRQGLIIEIRTECYKAV, from the coding sequence ATGTTAAGGGGGGAAGAGACGCTAGCCGTAGGGGAGAGATTCAAGACGTTCATTGAAAACTTTAGGACGGAGGAGGGTAAGCTCAAGTATGTGGAAGCCGTCAGGAGGATGATAAATTATGAGGAGACAAGCCTAGAGATAGAGTTCAAGGATCTCTACCGCTACGACCCCCTGCTCAGCGAAATCCTCCTAGAGAAGCCCAGCGAGTTCCTCAAGGAGGCGTCGGAGGCGCTTAAGGAGATTGTGGCGCAGGAGAGTCCCGAGTATGCACAGGGGAGGGTGTTCACCCCCCGGTTTACGGGGCTCTTCGACACGGTAAGGATTAGGGATGTGGGCAGTGATCACGTTGGCAAGCTCGTTCAGATCAACGGGATAGTGACCAGGATGCACCCCCGAGCCACCAGGATGATTAGAGCTAGATTCAGGCACGATAGATGTGGAGCCGAGTTCTGGTGGCCGCCTACGGAGGATGAGGTCCTGGGGGAGAGGGTTGAAAGGCCAAGCATATGCCCCGTCTGCGGTGAGGGCGGGGGTAAGTTCATCCTGGTTAGGGACAAGAGCCTATATATAGACTGGCAGAAGATCGTGGTTCAAGAGAGGCCGGAGGACGTGCCGGGCGGCCAGATTCCGAGGAGCCTGGAGGTCCATCTGAGCAGGGATCTGGTTGAGAGGGTTAGGCCGGGGGACAGGGTTAAGATAGTGGGTGTTGTGGGTCTCCAGTCGTTCTCGGCTTCAAGCACGCTCTACAGTCTCTACATGGAGGCGAACAGCATACTCCTCGAGGAGAAGATACTGGAGGAGGTGAGTATAACCCGTGAGGATGAGGAGAAGATACTGCAGCTAGCCCGAGACCCATGGATTAAGGAGAAGATAATAGCTAGCATAGCACCAACGATTTACGGCCACTGGGACCTGAAAGAGGCTATAGCACTACTCCTTTTCGGCGGTGTCCCCAAGCAGAGGCCCGACGGCACCAGGACGAGGGGCGACATACACGTGCTATTCGTGGGAGACCCTGGCGTGGCTAAGAGCCAGCTCCTGCAGAGCACGGCTCAGGTGGCGCCCCGCGTAGTCTATACGACAGGGAAGGGTAGCACGGCCGCCGGCCTGACCGCAGCAGTTCTCAGGGACCCCCGTACGGGCGAGTACTTCCTCGAGGCGGGCGCGCTGGTCCTGGCCGACGGGGGTATAGCTGTTATTGACGAGTTCGACAAGATGTCCAAGGAGGATAGGGGCGTCATACACGAGGCTATGGAGCAGCAGACGGTTAGCATAGCCAAGGCGGGGATTAAAGCGACGCTCAGCGCCAGGGCAAGCATACTTGCCGCTGGCAACCCGAAGTTCGGCTACTACGACCCGGCCCGAAGCTTCGTGGACAACGTGGACCTCCCAGCGCCGATAATCTCCAGGTTTGACCTGATATTCGTGGTTAGGGATGTGATAGAGAAGAGTAGGGACGAGATGCTGGCTAGCTATGTCCTGGAAACCCACACTAACGTTGAGCTTTTCAAGCCCGAGATCGACCCTGAGCTGCTTAGGAAATACATTGCCTACGCTCGGAAACACGTTAAACCCAGGCTAACGCCCCAGGCTAAGAAGCTGTTGAAAGACTTCTACGTTGAGATGAGGAGCAGCGCCCTCCACCACTCGAGCCAAGAGGGGGCAAAGCCCGTGCCGATAACCACAAGGCAGCTTGAGGCCCTGATAAGGCTCACTGAAGCCCACGCCAGAATGTCGCTCAAGCAGGAGGCCACAGAGGAGGATGCCATAGCAGCCATAAGGATAATGACCAGCGTCCTCCAGAGCATAGGCCTAGACCTTGAGACAGGGGAGATAGACATCGGTATAATAATGACGGGGGCTAGCTTCAGGTCGAGGAAGATTATGTCCGAGGTCCTCGACCTGATAAAGAGTGTAGTTGAGGAGGAGAAGGGAGGTCAGGGCTGTGTCAGGGCGTCGGAGATTGTGAAGAGGCTGGGGGAGAAGAATATCCCTGAGGAGAAGGTGAGAGACGCGATTGACAAGCTCTACAGGCAAGGCCTCATAATAGAGATTAGGACCGAGTGCTACAAGGCCGTCTAG
- a CDS encoding NAD(P)/FAD-dependent oxidoreductase translates to MAEISIGGLGVSGATLAYLLAREGFRVEAFDVARGYRKACGDALTLRPFTEEIARATGSVETLVKRYMIAVDGEVVHDLTLKPPPWAIVDKALLVSRLREMAEAEGAVLKLAPWPGPSRGLLAIDARGPLAASVGNAVFLYRVYSRARWDPETVYLDFNVRERGVYWVFPADGDGRLVNIGAGFEGLWSGAEVERRLAALHKRLLGSGLSPVDRRGAPMQLFTPLRLYSEGSFKVGEAAGFLLRTGGEGNRPGMLSAFHLARAILSAGLDDESRILAYYRLYSAGLADEVRVSRVLLSIVRGSSVDAASRLLRSLPRTFWERFVRAQVTSPYLARLIPMPAVAVGLVRALLSYSASRAPPRGF, encoded by the coding sequence TTGGCCGAGATCTCTATAGGCGGCCTGGGGGTGTCTGGGGCCACCCTAGCCTACCTACTCGCCAGGGAAGGGTTTAGGGTTGAGGCTTTCGATGTCGCCAGAGGATATAGGAAAGCCTGCGGCGACGCTCTAACGCTGAGGCCTTTTACGGAGGAGATAGCCCGTGCCACGGGCTCTGTGGAGACTCTTGTAAAACGCTACATGATAGCCGTCGACGGGGAAGTTGTCCATGATCTAACTCTCAAGCCTCCCCCCTGGGCGATAGTTGACAAGGCCCTCCTAGTCTCTAGGCTGAGGGAGATGGCCGAGGCGGAGGGTGCGGTGCTCAAGCTCGCCCCCTGGCCTGGCCCCTCCCGCGGTCTCCTGGCTATAGACGCTAGGGGGCCTCTGGCGGCCAGCGTTGGCAACGCCGTCTTCCTCTACAGGGTATATTCGAGGGCTAGATGGGATCCCGAGACTGTGTATCTCGACTTCAACGTCAGGGAGAGGGGAGTGTACTGGGTGTTCCCGGCTGACGGTGACGGAAGGCTGGTTAACATAGGAGCCGGCTTCGAGGGCTTATGGAGTGGCGCCGAGGTTGAGAGAAGGCTGGCCGCTCTCCACAAGAGGCTCCTAGGCTCTGGCCTCAGCCCTGTTGACCGGAGGGGGGCGCCTATGCAGCTGTTCACCCCCCTCAGACTCTACAGTGAGGGGTCGTTCAAGGTTGGCGAGGCCGCTGGCTTCCTCCTGAGGACGGGGGGCGAGGGGAACAGGCCGGGCATGTTATCGGCCTTCCACCTAGCCCGGGCCATACTATCGGCAGGCCTCGACGATGAATCTAGGATTCTTGCCTACTATAGACTATACAGCGCTGGTTTAGCGGATGAGGTGAGGGTGTCCAGGGTTCTACTATCGATAGTGAGGGGGAGTAGTGTAGACGCTGCTTCACGCCTGCTCAGAAGCCTTCCACGGACCTTCTGGGAGAGGTTTGTGAGGGCCCAGGTGACATCCCCCTACCTGGCTAGGCTAATCCCTATGCCTGCGGTGGCGGTAGGGCTAGTTAGAGCTCTCTTATCTTACTCAGCTTCGAGAGCACCCCCTCGAGGGTTTTAG